Proteins encoded in a region of the Atopobium sp. oral taxon 416 genome:
- a CDS encoding transposase, producing the protein MGELLEKVEPLILAIPAISYTGLSSQVSQSGRFDSTGNPITKRGSPYLRRAIWLAASRACRCDLKLKAFLRQETPRGKAS; encoded by the coding sequence GTGGGCGAGCTTCTCGAGAAGGTCGAGCCCCTTATCTTGGCCATCCCTGCCATCTCCTACACAGGGCTGAGCTCACAGGTGAGCCAGTCGGGCAGGTTCGACAGCACGGGCAACCCCATCACCAAGCGTGGCTCGCCCTACCTCAGAAGGGCAATCTGGCTTGCGGCCAGCAGAGCCTGCCGGTGTGACTTGAAGCTTAAAGCCTTCTTACGACAAGAAACGCCACGAGGGAAAGCCTCATAG
- a CDS encoding CPBP family intramembrane glutamic endopeptidase translates to MNRRISLRDILSLAGSYLWTIALIIAGSLVGAVLTSALISALYGLMAKDGIHLMWDALTGEGPAALGLPVQGAGYSISWTSIVYTAGRYLAPVGIWAAFLLYLAHSKTSRPILGILGPHYGSNTLRHFVLGLGLGCALNGICVLAAALSGSIHLSFIGTDALGLILVFVCVFIQASAEELAVRCYLYERTLRTCGSSTLSIVLTSALFALLHLTNQGASLVSCLNIFLIGTFFCLLVAKLRSPWSAFGCHTAWNFTQAVLFGLPNSGVTTPFALFGLAAGTAPQAGFAYDPLFGIEASPFCGMVCAAACVALIFYARSHKLVPDNIWQDKTTPSAS, encoded by the coding sequence ATGAACAGGCGCATCTCTCTCCGGGATATCCTCAGTCTGGCCGGCAGTTATCTCTGGACCATCGCTCTCATCATCGCAGGAAGTCTCGTCGGCGCTGTCCTGACCTCTGCACTCATAAGCGCCCTCTACGGTCTCATGGCAAAAGACGGCATACACCTCATGTGGGATGCCCTTACGGGAGAAGGTCCGGCAGCACTTGGCCTTCCTGTACAGGGTGCAGGCTACAGCATCTCATGGACGAGCATCGTCTATACCGCTGGCCGCTATCTTGCCCCTGTTGGCATATGGGCAGCTTTCCTCCTCTATCTAGCACACTCCAAGACTTCGCGACCGATTCTTGGGATTTTGGGCCCGCACTACGGCAGCAATACCTTGAGGCACTTTGTCCTCGGTTTGGGCCTTGGCTGTGCGCTCAATGGCATCTGCGTCCTTGCTGCAGCCCTTTCCGGCTCGATCCATCTCTCTTTCATAGGGACAGACGCCCTGGGCCTCATCCTTGTCTTCGTCTGCGTCTTCATCCAGGCATCGGCAGAAGAGCTTGCCGTCCGCTGCTATCTCTACGAGCGCACGCTCAGGACCTGCGGAAGCTCCACTCTTTCTATCGTCCTGACCTCTGCCCTCTTTGCCCTTCTCCACCTCACGAACCAAGGAGCGAGCCTCGTGTCCTGCCTCAATATCTTCCTGATCGGCACCTTCTTCTGCCTGCTTGTGGCGAAGCTCCGCAGCCCCTGGTCAGCATTTGGCTGCCACACGGCCTGGAACTTCACGCAGGCCGTACTCTTCGGTCTTCCGAACTCCGGCGTCACGACCCCATTCGCGCTCTTCGGCCTCGCTGCTGGAACAGCGCCGCAGGCTGGCTTTGCCTACGACCCCCTCTTCGGTATCGAAGCCTCACCCTTCTGCGGCATGGTCTGTGCTGCTGCCTGCGTGGCACTCATCTTCTATGCCAGAAGCCACAAGCTCGTTCCGGACAATATTTGGCAGGATAAGACAACACCTTCCGCCTCCTGA
- a CDS encoding pyrroline-5-carboxylate reductase dimerization domain-containing protein, translated as MKYGVPRAQAYALVAQMVKGSIVLVLKTREQPGVLKDAVCLPGGTTIRRVCSLEADGFRAGCIHSIDTILE; from the coding sequence GTGAAGTACGGCGTGCCGCGCGCCCAGGCCTATGCACTCGTTGCACAGATGGTCAAAGGCTCTATTGTCTTGGTACTCAAGACGAGGGAACAGCCGGGAGTGCTCAAGGATGCAGTCTGCTTGCCGGGTGGCACAACGATCCGGCGCGTCTGCTCCCTTGAAGCGGATGGCTTCCGTGCTGGCTGTATCCATTCGATCGATACAATCCTCGAGTAG